Proteins encoded in a region of the Coregonus clupeaformis isolate EN_2021a chromosome 9, ASM2061545v1, whole genome shotgun sequence genome:
- the tns1a gene encoding tensin isoform X6: MDENYEVDLVYITERIISVSFPSGAEERSYTSNIKEVASMLASKHGEHYLLLNLSERRNDITKLNHKVLEFGWPDHHAPALDKICSMCKAMDTWLNADQHNVVVLHNKGNRGRTGVVVAAYMHYSNISASADQALDRFAMRRFYEDKALPVGQPSQRRYVRYFSGLLSGHIKINNKPLFLHHVIMHGIPNFESKGGCRPFLKIYQAMQPVYTSGIYNVQGDGHTSICITIEPGLLLKGDILLKCYHKRFRSPSRDVVFRVQFHTCAIHDLGVVFGKNELDETFKDERFPEYGKVEFVFSFGPEKIKGTGMGHLENGPQVSVDYNTQDPLIRWDSYENFNRGCEDTGDDVVHTQGPLDGSLYARVHKKESLEGVVTINSLPVLDHPLTNADHTPQHPDHTLPSSDRTLPVVGHASLPAVDHALSVSSDSGNSTASVKTDRTDDHSLLLHGAVNANQNHNTPSHPPLSPQEKRELDQLLIGLEAPMLHRQAYLATSTSPGGGVRHLVPAQVHVNGHTRLIAAPSAEERETDILDDELPISQEGNSVDSLGTLSSLEGQATPAELYYQSEIPVNRQIDGPYLEKLREMPVHRIQTSTSAQERIMDSSSPQEEEYSPNSYQNGSMQRSQSFGTPEPGHPKLPRAPERSTSSREAVQRGLNAWHQYSLPDDPFGPPLQSTHSLPHFPPTASQHDIEQSIEALNMLMLDLDPHTGQVPKSYSAPSGENSVGGPAQVPFSQSLARPSYQADSAIHGYNINYNAFGQPLRSTAGRVSTSPVQSPVAESPLSYAPPRSASYQPHTNTTPIHPPEPYHTRPAQGPGSALYPSDPSPTFGQLQIRPLNSYPGGTVVSHSPDLKGGSPYPGYSTSSSPLPNSSPLLKEPEPEEENLNLEGLVAQRIAEYNARIQGINESITTTPQSDRHRSYSFSGMRSRGMTPEEAQETVRRRTTSEGHYQSGHEDPPAHTGAPVRSPVHSSDFHILNPGGRPREGPMHSYREAYGDDDVDGGAAVSPMFSSGGEAYPLTPAFPVSPQTPYFNMSRSPPGLAKTPLSALGLKPHHPADMLHGGSDSESVSDEEQDGRGYGGHPFNDPISSSSPIHSPDGMRMASSIRPQADSGFHSHPSESVRHTPVPSHGPHSPEGSQVSVVGPLHTVPGSPNTLHRTVATNTPPSPALQRHLANQASPGLARHPTPPNGNRVQVPGSPVIPARGSRTSAVPPSPLMGRHPMASGHITPDDRQGTPPMPSFPVSPQPMLPEKRRLPSGERSNGGLSYGTLDGKTTTPTLPSGCSTPSVSTSHTLPDLSKFSIYDQSPDIRLNVKFVQDTSKFWYKPDISREQAISLLRDREPGAFVIRDSHSFRGAYGLAMKVACPPPTANKKVGDITSELVRHFLIETSSKGVRLKGCPNEPYFGCLSALVYQHSMTPLALPCKLMIPSKDPNEEALELDTPTDTVAELVKQGAVAQQQVPEEAHACNVLYINSVDMESLTGPQAVAKAISETLAVNPLPAATTVHFKVSSQGITLTDSQRKVFFRRHYPINTVTYCDIDPQDRKWSNEGVGTAKLFGFVARKQGSTTDNVSHLFAELDPNQPASAIVNFVSKIMKR, translated from the exons gGGAACCGAGGGAGGACAGGAGTGGTGGTGGCTGCTTACATGCATTACAGCAACATATCAGCCAG TGCTGACCAGGCACTGGACAGGTTCGCCATGAGGCGCTTCTACGAAGACAAAGCACTTCCTGTGGGTCAACCGTCCCAGAGAAG gtATGTGCGTTATTTCAGTGGTCTGCTCTCTGGCCACATCAAGATTAACAACAAGCCTCTGTTCCTGCACCACGTCATCATGCACGGCATCCCCAACTTCGAGTCCAAAGGAG GCTGCCGTCCTTTCCTGAAGATTTACCAGGCGATGCAGCCAGTCTACACGTCAGGGATATA TAACGTCCAAGGCGACGGTCACACCAGTATCTGTATCACCATTGAACCTGGCCTGCTCCTGAAGGGAGACATTCTA TTGAAGTGTTACCACAAGCGTTTCCGGAGCCCCAGTAGGGATGTGGTGTTCAGAGTGCAGTTCCACACCTGTGCCATCCATGACCTGGGAGTGGTCTTCGGGAAGAATGAACTGGATGAGACATTTAaag ATGAGAGATTTCCAGAGTATGGGAAAGTGGAATTTGTCTTCTCCTTCGGTCCTGAGAAAATCAAAGGTACAG GAATGGGCCACCTTGAGAATGGCCCACAAGTGTCGGTGGACTACAATACCCAAGACCCCCTCATCCGCTGGGACTCCTACGAGAATTTCAACAGGGGCTGCGAGGATACAGGAGATG aCGTTGTTCACACCCAAGGCCCCCTCGACGGCAGCCTGTATGCCCGAGTCCACAAGAAAGAGTCTCTCGAGGGTGtggtcacaatcaacagccttcCCGTCCTCGACCACCCCCTAACCAACGCAGACCACACCCCCCAACACCCTGACCACACCCTCCCAAGCTCTGACCGCACCCTCCCGGTAGTGGGCCACGCCTCCCTGCCCGCGGTCGACCACGCCCTGTCGGTCAGCAGCGACTCTGGGAACTCGACAGCATCTGTCAAAACCGACCGCACCGATGACCACAGTCTGTTGCTTCATGGAGCGGTGAACGCCAACCAGAACCACAACACACCCAGTCATCCCCCTCTCAGTCCCCAGGAGAAGAGAGAGTTGGACCAGCTTCTGATTGGCCTTGAGGCCCCCATGCTCCACCGCCAGGCTTACCTGGCTACCTCCACCAGCCCCGGAGGGGGAGTACGCCATCTCGTCCCAGCCCAGGTGCACGTCAACGGGCATACCCGGCTCATTGCAGCCCCCTCCGCCGAAGAGCGCGAGACGGACATCTTGGACGACGAGCTGCCCATCAGTCAGGAGGGTAACAGCGTGGACAGTCTGGGAACACTCTCGTCATTGGAGGGCCAGGCCACGCCCGCAGAGCTGTACTACCAATCAGAGATACCCGTTAACAGGCAGATCGACGGGCCGTACCTAGAGAAGCTACGGGAGATGCCGGTGCACCGAATACAGACTTCTACGTCGGCGCAGGAGCGGATCATGGACTCCAGTTCGCCCCAGGAGGAGGAGTACTCTCCTAACAGTTACCAGAACGGGAGTATGCAGCGCTCCCAGTCCTTCGGGACCCCAGAGCCGGGACACCCCAAGCTGCCCAGGGCCCCTGAGAGGAGCACCAGTAGCAGGGAGGCGGTCCAGAGGGGGTTGAACGCATGGCACCAGTACAGTCTGCCAGACGACCCCTTCGGTCCTCCCTTACAGAGCACCCACAGTCTGCCCCACTTCCCCCCCACCGCCTCCCAGCACGACATAGAGCAGTCTATCGAAGCCCTCAACATGCTGATGCTGGATCTGGACCCACACACAGGACAGGTGCCCAAGTCCTACAGCGCCCCCTCTGGTGAGAACAGTGTAGGAGGGCCAGCCCAGGTCCCCTTCTCCCAATCTCTGGCCAGGCCGTCCTACCAGGCAGACTCAGCCATCCACGGCTATAACATTAATTACAACGCCTTCGGACAGCCTCTGAGGTCAACGGCGGGCCGGGTGTCGACGTCGCCCGTCCAGAGTCCTGTGGCTGAATCTCCCCTGTCGTACGCCCCCCCGAGGTCCGCCTCATACCAGCCCCACACCAACACCACTCCCATACACCCCCCCGAGCCCTACCACACGCGCCCAGCCCAAGGGCCTGGTTCCGCCCTCTACCCCTCCGACCCCTCCCCCACCTTCGGACAACTCCAGATTAGGCCCCTGAACTCGTACCCAGGTGGGACGGTGGTGTCCCACTCCCCAGACCTCAAGGGAGGGTCTCCCTATCCCGGCTacagcacctcctcctcccccctccccaactCCTCCCCCCTACTTAAGGAGCCAGAACCTGAGGAGGAGAACCTCAACCTGGAGGGCCTGGTGGCTCAACGCATCGCTG AGTACAACGCTCGTATTCAGGGCATCAACGAAAGCATTACCACTACGCCACAATCTGACCGCCATCGCTCCTATTCCTTCTCTG GGATGCGTTCACGTGGGATGACGCCGGAGGAGGCTCAGGAGACCGTCCGCCGTCGGACCACCAGCGAGGGGCACTACCAGAGTGGCCATGAGGACCCTCCAGCCCACACGGGGGCGCCGGTGCGCTCCCCTGTCCACTCGTCAGACTTCCACATCCTCAACCCTGGAGGAAGACCCCGAGAG GGCCCCATGCACAGCTACCGCGAGGCGTATGGGGATGATGATGTTGACGGTGGGGCTGCTGTCAGTCCTATGTTCAGCAGTGGTGGTGAGGCCTACCCCCTGACCCCTGCCTTCCCTGTCTCACCTCAGACCCCTTACTTCAACATGT cccGTTCTCCTCCAGGCTTGGCCAaaacccctctctctgctctaggACTGAAGCCCCACCATCCAGCAGACATGCTCCATGGTGGATCAG ACTCTGAATCTGTAAGCGATGAGGAGCAAG ACGGCCGTGGTTATGGTGGACACCCCTTTAATGATCCTATATCTTCCAGTAGTCCCATCCACAGCCCAGACGg catgAGGATGGCTTCCTCCATTCGTCCCCAGGCTGACTCCGGCTTCCACTCCCACCCCTCCGAGAGTGTCCGGCACACTCCCGTCCCGTCCCACGGCCCCCACTCCCCTGAGGGCTCCCAGGTCAGCGTCGTGGGTCCCCTCCACACCGTCCCGGGAAGCCCCAACACCCTCCACCGCACGGTGGCCACCAACACCCCGCCAAGCCCTGCCCTCCAGCGCCACCTGGCCAACCAGGCCAGCCCGGGTCTGGCTCGTCACCCCACACCGCCCAATGGGAACAGGGTGCAAGTCCCCGGCAGCCCTGTGATCCCCGCAAGAGGCTCCAGAACCTCCGCCGTCCCTCCTAGCCCTTTGATGGGGCGCCACCCGATGGCCAGTGGCCACATTACGCCCGATGACAGACAGGGGACACCACCCATGCCCTCCTTCCCAGTGTCGCCCCAGCCGATGCTTCCAGAGAAGAGGCGGCTGCCCAGTGGAGAGAGGTCCAATGGGGGGCTGTCGTATGGGACTCTGGATGGGaagaccaccacacccaccttacCCAGTGGATGCAGCACGCCCAGTGTGTCCACCTCTCACACCCTACCGGACCTCTCCAAATTCTCCATCTACG ACCAGAGTCCAGACATCAGGCTGAACGTGAAGTTTGTCCAGGACACGTCTAAGTTCTGGTACAAGCCAGACATCTCCAGAGAGCAGGCCATCAGTCTGCTGAGAGACAGGGAGCCTGGGGCCTTCGTTATCAGGGACAGTCACTCCTTCAGAGGGGCCTACGGCCTGGCCATGAAGGTGGCCTGCCCACCTCCCACCGCCAACAAGAAAG TTGGTGACATCACGAGCGAGCTAGTGAGGCACTTCCTGATTGAGACGAGCTCCAAAGGCGTGCGTCTGAAGGGCTGTCCCAACGAACCCTACTTTG gaTGCCTGTCTGCCCTGGTGTACCAACACTCAATGACTCCTCTGGCCCTGCCCTGCAAGCTGATGATCCCCAGCAAAGATCCCAATGAAGAGGCCCTGGAGCTGGACACTCCCACTGACACAGTGGCCGAGCTGGTGAAACAAGGAGCAG TAGCACAGCAACAAGTCCCAGAGGAGGCCCATG CATGCAACGTTCTTTACATCAACTCTGTGGACATGGAGTCTCTGACTGGTCCTCAGGCCGTCGCCAAGGCGATCAGCGAAACGTTGGCCGTCAACCCGTTGCCCGCAGCAACAACCGTCCACTTCAAAGTGTCGTCGCAGGGCATCACCCTCACTGATAGCCAGAGGAA GGTCTTCTTCCGAAGGCACTACCCAATCAACACTGTCACCTACTGTGACATCGACCCCCAGGACAGGAA GTGGAGCAACGAAGGAGTTGGAACGGCAAA ACTGTTTGGTTTCGTGGCACGTAAACAAGGAAGCACAACGGACAACGTCAGCCACCTGTTTGCCGAGTTGGACCCCAACCAGCCTGCTTCAGCCATCGTCAACTTCGTCTCCAAAATCATGAAGCGATGA
- the tns1a gene encoding tensin isoform X9, translating into MDENYEVDLVYITERIISVSFPSGAEERSYTSNIKEVASMLASKHGEHYLLLNLSERRNDITKLNHKVLEFGWPDHHAPALDKICSMCKAMDTWLNADQHNVVVLHNKGNRGRTGVVVAAYMHYSNISASADQALDRFAMRRFYEDKALPVGQPSQRRYVRYFSGLLSGHIKINNKPLFLHHVIMHGIPNFESKGGCRPFLKIYQAMQPVYTSGIYNVQGDGHTSICITIEPGLLLKGDILLKCYHKRFRSPSRDVVFRVQFHTCAIHDLGVVFGKNELDETFKDERFPEYGKVEFVFSFGPEKIKGMGHLENGPQVSVDYNTQDPLIRWDSYENFNRGCEDTGDDVVHTQGPLDGSLYARVHKKESLEGVVTINSLPVLDHPLTNADHTPQHPDHTLPSSDRTLPVVGHASLPAVDHALSVSSDSGNSTASVKTDRTDDHSLLLHGAVNANQNHNTPSHPPLSPQEKRELDQLLIGLEAPMLHRQAYLATSTSPGGGVRHLVPAQVHVNGHTRLIAAPSAEERETDILDDELPISQEGNSVDSLGTLSSLEGQATPAELYYQSEIPVNRQIDGPYLEKLREMPVHRIQTSTSAQERIMDSSSPQEEEYSPNSYQNGSMQRSQSFGTPEPGHPKLPRAPERSTSSREAVQRGLNAWHQYSLPDDPFGPPLQSTHSLPHFPPTASQHDIEQSIEALNMLMLDLDPHTGQVPKSYSAPSGENSVGGPAQVPFSQSLARPSYQADSAIHGYNINYNAFGQPLRSTAGRVSTSPVQSPVAESPLSYAPPRSASYQPHTNTTPIHPPEPYHTRPAQGPGSALYPSDPSPTFGQLQIRPLNSYPGGTVVSHSPDLKGGSPYPGYSTSSSPLPNSSPLLKEPEPEEENLNLEGLVAQRIAEYNARIQGINESITTTPQSDRHRSYSFSGMRSRGMTPEEAQETVRRRTTSEGHYQSGHEDPPAHTGAPVRSPVHSSDFHILNPGGRPREGPMHSYREAYGDDDVDGGAAVSPMFSSGGEAYPLTPAFPVSPQTPYFNMSRSPPGLAKTPLSALGLKPHHPADMLHGGSDSESVSDEEQDGRGYGGHPFNDPISSSSPIHSPDGMRMASSIRPQADSGFHSHPSESVRHTPVPSHGPHSPEGSQVSVVGPLHTVPGSPNTLHRTVATNTPPSPALQRHLANQASPGLARHPTPPNGNRVQVPGSPVIPARGSRTSAVPPSPLMGRHPMASGHITPDDRQGTPPMPSFPVSPQPMLPEKRRLPSGERSNGGLSYGTLDGKTTTPTLPSGCSTPSVSTSHTLPDLSKFSIYDQSPDIRLNVKFVQDTSKFWYKPDISREQAISLLRDREPGAFVIRDSHSFRGAYGLAMKVACPPPTANKKVGDITSELVRHFLIETSSKGVRLKGCPNEPYFGCLSALVYQHSMTPLALPCKLMIPSKDPNEEALELDTPTDTVAELVKQGAVAQQQVPEEAHACNVLYINSVDMESLTGPQAVAKAISETLAVNPLPAATTVHFKVSSQGITLTDSQRKVFFRRHYPINTVTYCDIDPQDRKWSNEGVGTAKLFGFVARKQGSTTDNVSHLFAELDPNQPASAIVNFVSKIMKR; encoded by the exons gGGAACCGAGGGAGGACAGGAGTGGTGGTGGCTGCTTACATGCATTACAGCAACATATCAGCCAG TGCTGACCAGGCACTGGACAGGTTCGCCATGAGGCGCTTCTACGAAGACAAAGCACTTCCTGTGGGTCAACCGTCCCAGAGAAG gtATGTGCGTTATTTCAGTGGTCTGCTCTCTGGCCACATCAAGATTAACAACAAGCCTCTGTTCCTGCACCACGTCATCATGCACGGCATCCCCAACTTCGAGTCCAAAGGAG GCTGCCGTCCTTTCCTGAAGATTTACCAGGCGATGCAGCCAGTCTACACGTCAGGGATATA TAACGTCCAAGGCGACGGTCACACCAGTATCTGTATCACCATTGAACCTGGCCTGCTCCTGAAGGGAGACATTCTA TTGAAGTGTTACCACAAGCGTTTCCGGAGCCCCAGTAGGGATGTGGTGTTCAGAGTGCAGTTCCACACCTGTGCCATCCATGACCTGGGAGTGGTCTTCGGGAAGAATGAACTGGATGAGACATTTAaag ATGAGAGATTTCCAGAGTATGGGAAAGTGGAATTTGTCTTCTCCTTCGGTCCTGAGAAAATCAAAG GAATGGGCCACCTTGAGAATGGCCCACAAGTGTCGGTGGACTACAATACCCAAGACCCCCTCATCCGCTGGGACTCCTACGAGAATTTCAACAGGGGCTGCGAGGATACAGGAGATG aCGTTGTTCACACCCAAGGCCCCCTCGACGGCAGCCTGTATGCCCGAGTCCACAAGAAAGAGTCTCTCGAGGGTGtggtcacaatcaacagccttcCCGTCCTCGACCACCCCCTAACCAACGCAGACCACACCCCCCAACACCCTGACCACACCCTCCCAAGCTCTGACCGCACCCTCCCGGTAGTGGGCCACGCCTCCCTGCCCGCGGTCGACCACGCCCTGTCGGTCAGCAGCGACTCTGGGAACTCGACAGCATCTGTCAAAACCGACCGCACCGATGACCACAGTCTGTTGCTTCATGGAGCGGTGAACGCCAACCAGAACCACAACACACCCAGTCATCCCCCTCTCAGTCCCCAGGAGAAGAGAGAGTTGGACCAGCTTCTGATTGGCCTTGAGGCCCCCATGCTCCACCGCCAGGCTTACCTGGCTACCTCCACCAGCCCCGGAGGGGGAGTACGCCATCTCGTCCCAGCCCAGGTGCACGTCAACGGGCATACCCGGCTCATTGCAGCCCCCTCCGCCGAAGAGCGCGAGACGGACATCTTGGACGACGAGCTGCCCATCAGTCAGGAGGGTAACAGCGTGGACAGTCTGGGAACACTCTCGTCATTGGAGGGCCAGGCCACGCCCGCAGAGCTGTACTACCAATCAGAGATACCCGTTAACAGGCAGATCGACGGGCCGTACCTAGAGAAGCTACGGGAGATGCCGGTGCACCGAATACAGACTTCTACGTCGGCGCAGGAGCGGATCATGGACTCCAGTTCGCCCCAGGAGGAGGAGTACTCTCCTAACAGTTACCAGAACGGGAGTATGCAGCGCTCCCAGTCCTTCGGGACCCCAGAGCCGGGACACCCCAAGCTGCCCAGGGCCCCTGAGAGGAGCACCAGTAGCAGGGAGGCGGTCCAGAGGGGGTTGAACGCATGGCACCAGTACAGTCTGCCAGACGACCCCTTCGGTCCTCCCTTACAGAGCACCCACAGTCTGCCCCACTTCCCCCCCACCGCCTCCCAGCACGACATAGAGCAGTCTATCGAAGCCCTCAACATGCTGATGCTGGATCTGGACCCACACACAGGACAGGTGCCCAAGTCCTACAGCGCCCCCTCTGGTGAGAACAGTGTAGGAGGGCCAGCCCAGGTCCCCTTCTCCCAATCTCTGGCCAGGCCGTCCTACCAGGCAGACTCAGCCATCCACGGCTATAACATTAATTACAACGCCTTCGGACAGCCTCTGAGGTCAACGGCGGGCCGGGTGTCGACGTCGCCCGTCCAGAGTCCTGTGGCTGAATCTCCCCTGTCGTACGCCCCCCCGAGGTCCGCCTCATACCAGCCCCACACCAACACCACTCCCATACACCCCCCCGAGCCCTACCACACGCGCCCAGCCCAAGGGCCTGGTTCCGCCCTCTACCCCTCCGACCCCTCCCCCACCTTCGGACAACTCCAGATTAGGCCCCTGAACTCGTACCCAGGTGGGACGGTGGTGTCCCACTCCCCAGACCTCAAGGGAGGGTCTCCCTATCCCGGCTacagcacctcctcctcccccctccccaactCCTCCCCCCTACTTAAGGAGCCAGAACCTGAGGAGGAGAACCTCAACCTGGAGGGCCTGGTGGCTCAACGCATCGCTG AGTACAACGCTCGTATTCAGGGCATCAACGAAAGCATTACCACTACGCCACAATCTGACCGCCATCGCTCCTATTCCTTCTCTG GGATGCGTTCACGTGGGATGACGCCGGAGGAGGCTCAGGAGACCGTCCGCCGTCGGACCACCAGCGAGGGGCACTACCAGAGTGGCCATGAGGACCCTCCAGCCCACACGGGGGCGCCGGTGCGCTCCCCTGTCCACTCGTCAGACTTCCACATCCTCAACCCTGGAGGAAGACCCCGAGAG GGCCCCATGCACAGCTACCGCGAGGCGTATGGGGATGATGATGTTGACGGTGGGGCTGCTGTCAGTCCTATGTTCAGCAGTGGTGGTGAGGCCTACCCCCTGACCCCTGCCTTCCCTGTCTCACCTCAGACCCCTTACTTCAACATGT cccGTTCTCCTCCAGGCTTGGCCAaaacccctctctctgctctaggACTGAAGCCCCACCATCCAGCAGACATGCTCCATGGTGGATCAG ACTCTGAATCTGTAAGCGATGAGGAGCAAG ACGGCCGTGGTTATGGTGGACACCCCTTTAATGATCCTATATCTTCCAGTAGTCCCATCCACAGCCCAGACGg catgAGGATGGCTTCCTCCATTCGTCCCCAGGCTGACTCCGGCTTCCACTCCCACCCCTCCGAGAGTGTCCGGCACACTCCCGTCCCGTCCCACGGCCCCCACTCCCCTGAGGGCTCCCAGGTCAGCGTCGTGGGTCCCCTCCACACCGTCCCGGGAAGCCCCAACACCCTCCACCGCACGGTGGCCACCAACACCCCGCCAAGCCCTGCCCTCCAGCGCCACCTGGCCAACCAGGCCAGCCCGGGTCTGGCTCGTCACCCCACACCGCCCAATGGGAACAGGGTGCAAGTCCCCGGCAGCCCTGTGATCCCCGCAAGAGGCTCCAGAACCTCCGCCGTCCCTCCTAGCCCTTTGATGGGGCGCCACCCGATGGCCAGTGGCCACATTACGCCCGATGACAGACAGGGGACACCACCCATGCCCTCCTTCCCAGTGTCGCCCCAGCCGATGCTTCCAGAGAAGAGGCGGCTGCCCAGTGGAGAGAGGTCCAATGGGGGGCTGTCGTATGGGACTCTGGATGGGaagaccaccacacccaccttacCCAGTGGATGCAGCACGCCCAGTGTGTCCACCTCTCACACCCTACCGGACCTCTCCAAATTCTCCATCTACG ACCAGAGTCCAGACATCAGGCTGAACGTGAAGTTTGTCCAGGACACGTCTAAGTTCTGGTACAAGCCAGACATCTCCAGAGAGCAGGCCATCAGTCTGCTGAGAGACAGGGAGCCTGGGGCCTTCGTTATCAGGGACAGTCACTCCTTCAGAGGGGCCTACGGCCTGGCCATGAAGGTGGCCTGCCCACCTCCCACCGCCAACAAGAAAG TTGGTGACATCACGAGCGAGCTAGTGAGGCACTTCCTGATTGAGACGAGCTCCAAAGGCGTGCGTCTGAAGGGCTGTCCCAACGAACCCTACTTTG gaTGCCTGTCTGCCCTGGTGTACCAACACTCAATGACTCCTCTGGCCCTGCCCTGCAAGCTGATGATCCCCAGCAAAGATCCCAATGAAGAGGCCCTGGAGCTGGACACTCCCACTGACACAGTGGCCGAGCTGGTGAAACAAGGAGCAG TAGCACAGCAACAAGTCCCAGAGGAGGCCCATG CATGCAACGTTCTTTACATCAACTCTGTGGACATGGAGTCTCTGACTGGTCCTCAGGCCGTCGCCAAGGCGATCAGCGAAACGTTGGCCGTCAACCCGTTGCCCGCAGCAACAACCGTCCACTTCAAAGTGTCGTCGCAGGGCATCACCCTCACTGATAGCCAGAGGAA GGTCTTCTTCCGAAGGCACTACCCAATCAACACTGTCACCTACTGTGACATCGACCCCCAGGACAGGAA GTGGAGCAACGAAGGAGTTGGAACGGCAAA ACTGTTTGGTTTCGTGGCACGTAAACAAGGAAGCACAACGGACAACGTCAGCCACCTGTTTGCCGAGTTGGACCCCAACCAGCCTGCTTCAGCCATCGTCAACTTCGTCTCCAAAATCATGAAGCGATGA